Proteins from one Nostoc sp. KVJ3 genomic window:
- a CDS encoding aKG-HExxH-type peptide beta-hydroxylase, with translation MFQLIGLQKNIETVVTLSYKQLLKEKTQDTIGLKRAYRNFLKNIQVADSIPERDSPKVTFASELSVINNLIELYKVESALNDKNQTTVIINQNPEESLEYISNNLKKCESEFIKFQTNYPEKSNLFELVINYIFCAPSNVAGGGSTSNGIGVIWASPKPNWQSEDFIEFYTHEFTHNLVFLDERRYQHYVDYDLILDQDNFCKSAILCTPRPLDKVFHSLLVATEVLLLREESLGHPNNPKAHPPSETILKNCFDTIYSIERLQTKSQLLTRRGLELMNLCKEKLNIINNSLSKKELILISS, from the coding sequence ATGTTTCAGTTAATTGGACTACAAAAAAATATTGAAACCGTAGTAACACTTTCGTATAAACAGTTATTGAAGGAAAAAACTCAAGATACAATAGGATTGAAAAGAGCATACAGAAATTTTCTAAAAAACATTCAAGTAGCAGATAGTATTCCTGAGCGTGATTCTCCAAAAGTAACTTTTGCATCGGAGCTATCAGTTATTAACAATTTAATCGAACTATATAAAGTTGAATCTGCCTTAAATGACAAAAATCAGACTACAGTGATAATTAATCAAAATCCTGAAGAATCGCTTGAGTATATATCAAATAATCTGAAGAAATGTGAGTCTGAATTTATCAAATTTCAAACAAATTATCCCGAAAAGTCAAACTTGTTTGAATTGGTGATTAATTATATTTTTTGTGCGCCATCAAATGTTGCTGGTGGAGGTTCTACTTCCAATGGTATAGGCGTAATATGGGCTAGTCCTAAACCAAATTGGCAATCTGAGGATTTTATTGAGTTTTATACCCATGAATTTACTCATAATCTGGTATTTTTAGATGAAAGACGTTATCAGCATTATGTTGACTATGATTTAATTTTAGATCAAGATAATTTTTGTAAATCTGCTATTCTGTGTACACCAAGACCACTAGATAAAGTTTTTCATAGTTTGTTAGTAGCAACTGAGGTATTACTTTTAAGGGAAGAAAGTCTTGGGCATCCTAATAATCCTAAAGCTCACCCGCCTTCAGAAACTATTCTAAAAAATTGCTTCGATACTATCTATTCAATTGAGAGGCTTCAAACCAAAAGTCAATTACTTACAAGAAGAGGACTTGAGTTAATGAATTTATGTAAGGAGAAGCTCAATATAATAAATAATTCTTTAAGCAAAAAAGAACTTATCTTAATTTCCAGTTAA